The Streptomyces sp. NBC_00459 DNA segment GCGGCGCGCACCTTCCGCGACTCGCGGCTGCTCTCGCTGCCCGACGCCGGGCACGTGGCGATGATGGAGTACCCGGAGACGGTCGCGTCGGCCTTCCGTGAACTGCTTGAGGACAAAGGTGAGTTGCAGGCGGATGCCGGTACTGTGGCGGCGAGGACGGTCGGCAGTCGGGCCGACGCCGCGAACGCGGGGAGCTGAGACGCGAGGTGGGACGTCACAGCCGCCGCGGACGAACCGGCGGCAGCGCCGGTACGGGCGACAAGGCGAACATCCCTGTGGTGCCACAGGGGAAGCAACCTCAACAGGGCCGGAGCCAGGGACAACAGGGGCAGGGCGCGCCCCGTTTCACCGTTCCTGAGGGCACGCCCGCTCATGGGTTCCCGCGTCTCCCGGAGGGCACCCCCGTTCATGGTTTTCCCCGTGTACGGGGAGGCGGGCACCCCGAGCAGCGTGAAACCGGCGGTGGCTGGGGCGAGTTCGGCGGGCGGGCCGGAGTCGGTCCGGCCATACCGCGTCAGCGTCCCGCGCCTCCGAACGCTTCCGGGCCCCGGCAGGCGTATGTCGATGCCTTCGACGGAGCCGGTCTGCCCGGCACCGCCGTCGAGGACGTCGGCCGCTTCGCGCCCCGCGCCCGGACACCGCATCCCGCCGGCCCGGCGGACACGTACGCCCCGCCCGCCGAGGTGGCGGTCAAGGGCAAGGGCGGCAAGGGGCGGGCGTTCACCGGGGTCGCGGCTGCCGCCGTCACCACCGTGCTGGCGGTCGTCGTGGCCGGGCAGGTCACCAACGGTCAGGACGACGAAGGCGGTGTGCGGACGCAGACCGCGATCGGCTCGGGCCAGGACGTCCAGGGCTCCGGGGACTCCGCGGCGCGCAGTGACGGCCTCCCCGCCGCGTCCGACGCGCCGGCCGCGGTCACGACACTGACGTACGACCAGAAGATGGCCAAGACGTACGCGCTCGGGGCGGCCCTCAAGGGCTCGGGCAAGTTCGACGCGATCCGTGGATTCGCCAGGGCGCCGGGCGCGGGGCAGAAGTACAGGTACCGCGTGGACGTCGAGCAGGGGCTCGGGCTCGACGGGGAGCTGTTCGCGCAGGCGGTGCAGAAGACGCTGAACGACGACCGCAGTTGGGCCCACAACGGTGGTCGCACGTTCGAGCGGATCTCCTCCGGTAAGCCCGACTTCGTCATCACGCTCGCGAGCCCCGGCACCACCGCCTTCTGGTGCGCCAAGTCCGGACTCGACACCACCGAGGACAACGTGTCCTGCAACTCGACCGCCACCGACCGCGTGATGATCAACGCCTATCGATGGGCGCAGGGGTCCGAGACCTACGGCGACAAGAAGATCTACGCGTACCGGCAGATGCTGATCAACCACGAGGTCGGCCACCGGCTGGGCAATGGGCATGTGACCTGCGACAAGGACGGCGAGCTCGCCCCCGTGATGCAGCAGCAGACCAAGTTCCTCGACCACGACGGCATCCACTGCCGGGCCAACCCCTGGCCGTATCCGGGAAGTTGACGGCTGGGGTCGGCCGGGGCGCCCGGGTGCGCTCCGGGTCACGTTGACACCGGTGGAAACTTCGTTCATATTTCTGCACATGTGGTCTAGTCATGTTGTCGAGCGCGCCGCCATCGAGCTGGCGCTGATCGGCGTGACCCCACTCTGCGTGGCCGACATTCTCTGTCGCTGACACCCGCCTTCGCTTTTTCGGCTTTCCGGCCCGGCGCGCGTGTCCCGAGACAACCGTGCTCGTCACCTCTCGTACGACCTGACGCCCGGGCAGACGTCTGTTCACTTCTGTCTCATTCCTCGTCAATTCGTCTCATTATCCGAGACGTGTCGATGTGTTTCATCGACGTATCCATCCGAGAGGTCGTCTTCCGATGCGCCAACCGTCCGTCAGAGCGCGCCGCGTGGCAGCGGTGTCCGTCAGCCTGGTTCTGGCCGCGGGCGCCGCCGCGTGCGGTCCGAAGGACAACGATGCCAAAGGCGCGGGAAGCGGTGACTCCAAGCCGCAGAAGGGCGGCACGCTCACCGTCCTCAACCGCAACCCGCAGGAGGACTTCGACCCCGCCCGGCTGTACACCTCCGGCGGTGGCAACGTCCCCTCGCTGGTCTTCCGCACGCTCACCACGCGCAACCGCGAGAGCGGGGCGGCGGGCGCGAAGGTCGTCCCCGACCTGGCCACCGACACCGGGCGCGCGAGCGAGAACGCGACCGTCTGGACGTACACCCTGAAGGAAGGGCTCAAGTACGAGGACGGTACGGCGATCACCAGCGCCGACATCAAGTACGGCATCGAGCGCTCCTTCGCCCCCGAACTCTCCGGCGGCGCGCCCTACCTGAGGGACTGGCTGATCGGCGCCGCCGACTACCAGGGGCCCTACAAGGACAAGGGCAAGGGCCTCGACGCGATCGAGACGCCGGACGCCCGCACGATCGTCTTCCACCTGAACAAGCCCGAGGGCGAGTTCCCCTTCCTGGCCACGCAGACGCAGTTCACGCCGGTCCCGAAGGCCAAGGACACCGGCACGAAGTACGAGGAGCACCCGATCTCGTCGGGTCCCTACAAGGTCGTCAGCAACGAGGGCGACGGTGAGCGGATCGTCCTGGAGCGCAACACCTACTGGTCGGCCGCCACGGACGCGGAGCGCAAGGCGTACCCGGACAAGATCGACGTACGGTCCGGGCTCGACTCCTCGGTGATCAACCAGCGGCTGTCGGCGTCCCAAGGGGCGGACGCCGCGTCCGTCACCACGGACACCAACCTCGGCCCGGCGGAGCTGGCCAAGGTCTCCGGCGACAAGGAACTGGCCGCGCGCGTCGGCACCGGGCACTTCGGATACATCAACTACATAGCGTTCAACCCGAAGATCAAGCCGTTCGACAACATCAAGGTGCGCGAGGCGATCTCGTACGCCATCGACCGTACGAGCGTCATCAACGCGGCCGGCGGCTCGTCGCTCGCCGAGCCGGCCACCACCTACCTGCCGAACCAGAAGTCCTTCGGGTACACGCCGTACGACCACTTCCCGGCAGGTGCCTCCGGGAACCCGGCCAAGGCCAAGGAGGTGCTGAAGGAAGCCGGCTACCCGAACGGGCTGACCGTCACCCTCACCCACTCCAACGCCAAGGACTTCGAGACCAGCCCGGAGATCGCGACCGCCGTCCAGGACGCGCTCAAGAAGGCCGGCATCACGGTGAAGCTGGACGGGCTGGAGGACAACGACTACTCCGACACCATCCACGACGTGAACAAGGAGCCCGGGTTCTTCCTCGCCCACTGGGGTGCCGACTGGCCCTCCGGCGGTCCGTTCCTCGCCCCGATCTTCGACGGCCGGCAGATCGTCAAGGACGGTGCGAACTTCAACACCGGCTTCCTCGACGACAAGTCGGTCAATGCCGAGATTGACGCGATCAACAAGTTGACCGATCTTGACGCCGCCGCCAAGAGGTGGGGCGCACTGGACGAGAAGATCGGCGAGCAGGCGCTGACCGTGCCGCTGTTCTACCCGGTCTACAAGCGGCTGTACGGCAAGGACGTCAAGAACATCGTGATCAGCGACTGGACGGGTGTCCTGGACATCTCCCAGGTCGCGGTGAAGTGACGACGCCGTGAGCGAGGTCCTTCTCGCCTCCCGGGCCGCCGGGACGGGTACGACGCCCGTCCCGGCGGCCTCGGGGGCCCGTCAGTTCTGGCGGCGGCTGCGTGCGCAGCGCGCCGCCCTCGTCGCGGCTTCCGTCGTCGCGCTGCTCGTCCTGGTCGCGCTCGCCGCGCCGCTGCTCACCGCGCTCGCCGGCCAGGACCCGACCACCTACCACCCCGCCCTCGTCGACTCCGCGCGTGGAGGCGTGCCGATCGGTTCTTTCGGCGGGATCAGCGCTGACCACTGGCTCGGCGTCGAACCGCAGACGGGGCGCGATCTGTTCGCCCGGCTCGTCTACGGGGCCCGGGTCTCGCTGGGCGTCGCGCTCGCGGCGACCCTCGTCCAGGTGTTGATCGGCGTCGTGGTCGGCATCGCGTCCGCCCTCGGCGGTCAATGGGTTGATCAACTGTTGAGCCGTCTCACCGATGTCATCATCGCCCTGCCACTCATGATCATGTCGCTGGCCCTGCTGGCGATCGTGCCCGGCAGCTTCCCGCGACCCGTTCTCGTCGCCCTGGTCATCGGGCTGATCGCCTGGGGCGGGATCGCCAAGATCGTGCGCGCCCGGACGCTGACTCTCAAACAGCTCGACCATGTGGCCGCGGCCCGGCTCAGCGGCTGGGGCTCCTGGCGGATCGCCCGCCGGGAACTGCTTCCCGGCCTCGCCGCGCCCGTCATCACGTACGCCGCGCTCCTCGTCCCGTCGAACATCACGGTCGAGGCCGCCCTGTCCTTCCTCGGCGTCGGTGTGAAGCCGCCGACGCCCTCCTGGGGGCAGATGATCACCGCCGCCGACGTCTGGTACCAGGCGGCACCGCAGTACCTGCTGCTGCCCGCGGGCGCTCTCTTCGTGACCGTCCTCGCCCTCACCGTCCTCGGCGACGGCATCCGCACCGCCCTCGACCCGCGCGCGGCCTCCCGCCTGCGCATCGGGACGGGCCGCCGACGCGAGGCCAAGGCCGCGACGGTCGCGCCGGAGGAGAAAGCCGACGCCACGACCGGGAAGACGGGGGCCGGCGCATGAACATCTCCGGTTTCGGCGGGTTCGTCGCCCGCCGCGTCGTCGGCGCGATCGTCACCCTCTTCGCCATCTCGGTGATCATCTACGCCGTCTTCTACGTCGCCCCCGGCAACGTCGCCCAGATCACCTGCGGCCCGCGCTGTTCCCCCGCCCAGGTGCACCAGGTCGCCGAGCAACTGCGCCTCGACGACCCGCTGTACCTGCGCTACTGGCACTTCCTGCAGGGCGTCTTCGTCGGCCAGGACTACTCGACCGGTACGTCCGTCGAGCACTGCTCGGCGCCCTGCCTCGGCCTGTCCTACCAGAGCGACCAGCAGGTCACCGAGCTGATCCTGGCGAAGCTGCCGGTCACCGGTTCGCTCGCGCTCGGCGCGATGGTGCTGTGGCTGCTCATCGGTGTCGGCACCGGAGTGCTCTCCGCCTGGCGGCGCGGCCGGCCCACCGAGCGCATCCTGACCGGCCTCACGCTGGCGGGCACGGCCACGCCCGTGTTCGTCATCGGACTGATCCTGATGATCGTGGTCTGCGGCCAGCTGGAGCTGCTGCCGTTCCCGCAGTACGTGCCCTTCGCCGACGATCCCGAGCAGTGGGCCTGGAACCTGCTGCTGCCCTGGCTGTCGCTGGCCCTCATCGAATCCGCCAAGTACGCCCGCCTGACCAGGGCGTCGATGCTGGAGACACTCGCCGAGGACCATGTACGCACCTTCCGCGCGTACGGCGTCGGGGAGCCGTCCATCATCGGGCGGCACGCGCTGCGCGGGGCGGTGGCGCCCCTGATCGCTCTGACCGCCACTGACTTCGGGTCGATGTTCGGCGGAGCGGTGCTCACCGAGACGCTCTTCGGGCTGCCCGGCCTCGGACAGGAACTCGTCGAGGCGGTCAAGGTCGTCGACCTGCCGGTGGTCGTCGGCATGGTCCTGGTCACCGGTTTCTTCGTGGTCATCGCCAACGCCGTCGCGGATGTGCTGTACGCGGTGGCCGACCGACGGGTGGTGCTCGTATGAGCTTGGACAAGGCCTCAATCGAGGCTCCCGTGGAGATCGCCGGGGGCAGGGCTCTCGTGGAGGTCGACGACCTCACGGTCGCCTTCGGCTCCCTGCGGGCCGTGGACGGGCTGTCGTTCCGGCTCGCGAAGGGCGCCGCGCTCGGTCTGGTCGGCGAATCCGGGTCCGGCAAGTCCACTGTCGCGTCCGCCCTGCTGGGGCTGCACCGCGGTACGGGAGCGGAGGTCAGCGGTGCGATCCGGGTCGCCGGAACCGACGTACAGCAGGCGTCCGAGGCCGAACTGCGGCGGCTGCGCGGGGCGAGGGCGGCGATGGTCTTCCAGGACCCGCTCTCCTCCCTCGACCCGTACTACGCGGTCGGCGACCAGATCGCCGAGGTGTACCGCGTGCACACGAAGGCGTCCCGGCGCGCAGCACGCGCGCGTGCCGTCGACGTACTGGACCGGGTCGGAATTCCGGACGCGGTACGGCGGTCTCGGTCCCGGCCGCACGAGTTCAGCGGCGGGATGCGTCAGCGCGCGCTGATCGCCATGGCGCTCGCCTGCGAACCCGACCTCCTGATCGCGGACGAACCGACGACCGCGCTGGACGTGACCGTCCAGGCCCAGATCCTCGACCTGCTGCACATGCTGCGCCAGGAGACCGGCATGGGCCTGCTGCTCGTCACGCACGACGTGGGCGTCGCGGCGGAGAGCGTCGACGACGTGCTGGTGATGCGGCACGGTCGCGCGGTCGAGCACGGCCCGGTCGCCGCCGTACTCGGGGCGCCCGCACAGGCGTACACCCGCGAACTGCTGGCCGCGGTACCGCGGGTGGACGCGCGGCGGGTCCCCGGGGATGCCTCCGGCTCCGATGAGGTCGTCCTGGAGGCCGCCGGCCTGCGGCGCGAGTTCGGGCGCGGCAAGCGGGCGTTCGTGGCCGTGGACGATGTGTCGCTGACCGTGCGCAGGGGCGAGACCCTCGGGATCGTCGGCGAGAGCGGCAGCGGCAAGACGACCCTCGGGCGGATGCTGGTCGGGCTGCTGGAGCCGACGGACGGCGAGGTGCGTTACGAGGGGCGCGTGCGGTCCGGGGTCGGGCCGGCCGTGCAGATGGTGTTCCAGGATCCCGTCTCCTCCCTCAACCCCCGCCGCAGCGTGGGCGAGTCGATCGCCGATCCGCTGCGGGCGCGCGGCGACGGTGACGAGGGCCGCGTCCGGGCGCGTGTGGGGGAGCTGCTGGAGCGCGTGGGGCTCGACCCGGCTCACTTCGGCCGCTATCCGCACGAGTTCAGTGGTGGCCAACGCCAACGCGTGGGCATCGCACGGGCGCTGGCCGCCGAACCCCGCGTCATCGTCTGCGACGAGCCGGTCTCGGCGCTCGATGTCACGACCCAGGCCCAGGTGGTCGCGCTGCTCGGCGAGTTGCAGCGCGAACTCGGCCTCGCGCTGGTGTTCGTCGCTCACGATCTCGCCGTCGTGCGCCAGGTCAGTGACCGCGTCGCGGTGATGCGGCGGGGACGGATCGTCGAGGCGGGCCCCGCCGACGAGGTGTACGACAACCCGCGCGACCCGTACACCCGGCGGTTGCTGGCCGCCGTGCCCTCTCTCGACCCGGACGTGGCGGCCCGGCGCCGCGTTGCCCGACAGGAGTTGACCCCGGCGTGACCGCACGCGTGTTCGTAACCATGCGTGCTCGAATGATCTCTTAGCGCGACAGAACGCGAGCCGCACGGGAAAGTTACGACCGTTCACCCCTTTTGGTGGTGCGACGGACAACCGTCCATCGCACCACCGTCATGTCCGCATACGTTCGTCCCGCTGCGAGCCGCCGGGTCAACGGCGGCTCCCCATACGGGAGATCGGGGGTGTGCTCGTGCGCATCGGACTGCTGACGGAGGGTGGCTATCCGTATGTGAGCGGTGACGCCAGACTCTGGTGCGACCGGCTCGTGCGCGGGCTCGGCGGGCACGAGTTCGACATCTACGCGCTCAGCCGCAGTGAGCGGCAGGAGGACGAGGGCTGGATCGAACTGCCGCCGCAGGTCAGCCGGGTCCGGACCGCCCCACTGTGGACGGCCGAGGATGACGGCGTGGTCTACGGCCGCCGCGCACGACGGCGATTCGAGGAGGCCTACGGCGAACTGGCCGCAGCCCTGTGCGGTGGGCCCGACGCGGGCAACGCGTCGGACGGACCGGACCCGGCCACCGCTGAGGCGGACCGTTTCGGCAGTGCGCTGTACGGGCTCGCCGACCTCGCCCGGGACGAGGGCGGCCTGGTGGGAGCGCTCCGCTCCGAGGCCGCGGTACGAGCACTGGAGCGCGCCTGTCGTGCGCCCGGCGCACAGGGGGCGGCGCGCGAGGCGCGCGTCCCGGACCTGCTCGCCGTCGCCGCGCACCTGGAACGCGCCCTGCGCCCCCTCTCGCTCGACTGGTACGAGGACGACGGGCTCGGCTCGGTCGACCTCTGCCATGCCGCGGCCGGCGGCCCGGCGGCGCTCCCCGGACTGCTCGCCCACCACTTCTCCGAAGTCCCCCTGCTGGTCACCGAGTACGGGGTCCCGCTGCGGGCGCACTACCTGGCCTCGGGCGCCGACGACAGCGCCCCGGCCGTACGGTCCCTGCTCGCGGCCTTCCACGGCCGGCTGGCCTCGGAGGTCTACCGGCGGGCCGCGCTCGTCACCCCCGGCAACACGCACACCCGCCGCTGGCAGGAGAGATGCGGGGCCGACCGGGAGAAGCTGCGGACCGTGTACCCCGGCATGGACGCGTCCCACTTCGCGGAGGTGGGCGAGTCCCCGGAGACCGCGGACCCCGACACGCTGATCTGGGTCGGCCGTATCGAGCCCGCCAAGGACCTGATCTCCCTTCTGCACGCCTTCGCGGAGGTCCGCAAGGAGGAACCGAAGACGCGCCTGCGCATCATCGGCGCGGCCACGGGAGCCGAGAGCGAGGCATATCTCGGTCACTGCCGGGCGCTCGCCGCGCAGCTCTTCCCCGACGAGGCCGAGGGCATTCACGCGGTCGGCGACAACCCCGTGTCGTTCGAGGAGATCGGCGGCCCGGAGGCACCGACGCTCGCGGAGGCGTACGCGGCCGGTGCGGTCGTCGTCCTGTCGAGCGTGGTCGAGGGCTTCCCGATCAGCCTGGTCGAGGCGATGTTCTGCGGCCGGGCGACCGTGTCGACGGACGTGGGAGCGGTGGTCGAGATCATCGGCGGTACGGGGCTCGTGGTGCCCCCGCGCAACCCGCGGGCGCTCGCGGAGGCGTGCGTGGCGCTGCTGCGCGACCCGGCGCGCCGCGAACGCCTGGGCGCCGCCGCCCGCGCCCGTGCCCTCGAACTGTTCACCGTCGAGCAGAACGTCGAGGCATTTCACGGCATTTACCTGGAGGTCGTCTCGCGTTCCCCCGTCCACAAGGTGGTCCTCGACCACGCCGGCGAACCGCTCCCGTTCGCCGTCCCGGCGGAGGCACACGTCGCCGGCCGCTGGACGCATGCCGACATACGCGTGGTGGCCCGGGGCGGGCCCAGCTGGGCGACAGGACGCGCTTCCGCACCGGTACAGGCGACCGCCGTACCCGCCGGGGAGGGAGCGCGATGAGCGAGCTGGGAGAACTGGACCGCCCGGGGACACCGAACAACTCCGGAGCCTGGGACGAACACTCGGAGGAGTGGCTCATGGGCGCCGCGGAGACGAACGTGCGGGAGACGCCGGGGCAGTCGCCGACGACCACACCCTCCGCGCCCTCCGCCCGTGCCGCGCGCCGAGGGACCGGAGACCCCGTGAAGGCGCTCATGCACAGACACCGTGAACTGTGCGAGCGGGCGGTGGACCCCCTGGAGATCGCCGCCGGTCTGGAGGCCCACGGCGTGACCGACCGGACGGCCGCCCGCTTCCGCCACCGTGACGTGTTCTCGCTGGCCGAGGAGATGTACGCCCGGGTCTCCCGGGACACGGAAACGGCACCACGGCCCACCCCTTCGCCCGCACCCCGCGTACGGGCCGACTGGGCACTGCTCTCCCTGCTCCCGGGCGCCCTGTGCGCGGCGGCGGTGGCCGGTCTGCACCTCACCGAGGGCCGGGTCCGGCTGGCCGTGGCGACACTGGGCGCCCTGGCCGTGGCGCTGGCCGTACGCGCGGCACTGGGCCGGGGGCCACTGGGCCCCAGGTCCCACCCGGCGCCCCCCGGCACGTACCCGAGCCAGACCCCGGGCTCCACGCGTGCGTGGACCTACTGGCTCCTCGCGTACGCGCTCCTGGGCGACGGCCTGATCACCGCCGCGCTGACGGGCGGCCCCGACGGATTCCCGGCCGCCGTCCGGGACCTGTCCACCGCCCCTGTCCTCGCCCTCACCCTGGCCTGTGCGCCGGCGGCCTGGTGCGCCCACCTCTTCGCCGCGGGAGCCCGTCGCAAGCTGGCCGCCAGCCGTGGCCTGGCGGACTTCACGGCAGCCGTGAAACCCCTCCTCCTGGGCGCGTTCGCCCTGTTCCTCTGCACGTCGGCGGCGCTCGTGGCGATCTCCGCGACGGTCCTGCACGAACCGGCGGCCTACACCACGACGGTCACCCTGGGCGCCCTGCTCCTTCTGGCCCGTCTCCTCACGGCACACGGCTTCACCCACGCCCCGGCGGTGGTCCTCGGCGCGGCAGCCGCGACGGAGG contains these protein-coding regions:
- a CDS encoding DUF3152 domain-containing protein gives rise to the protein MGRHSRRGRTGGSAGTGDKANIPVVPQGKQPQQGRSQGQQGQGAPRFTVPEGTPAHGFPRLPEGTPVHGFPRVRGGGHPEQRETGGGWGEFGGRAGVGPAIPRQRPAPPNASGPRQAYVDAFDGAGLPGTAVEDVGRFAPRARTPHPAGPADTYAPPAEVAVKGKGGKGRAFTGVAAAAVTTVLAVVVAGQVTNGQDDEGGVRTQTAIGSGQDVQGSGDSAARSDGLPAASDAPAAVTTLTYDQKMAKTYALGAALKGSGKFDAIRGFARAPGAGQKYRYRVDVEQGLGLDGELFAQAVQKTLNDDRSWAHNGGRTFERISSGKPDFVITLASPGTTAFWCAKSGLDTTEDNVSCNSTATDRVMINAYRWAQGSETYGDKKIYAYRQMLINHEVGHRLGNGHVTCDKDGELAPVMQQQTKFLDHDGIHCRANPWPYPGS
- a CDS encoding Ms4533A family Cys-rich leader peptide, which translates into the protein MWSSHVVERAAIELALIGVTPLCVADILCR
- a CDS encoding ABC transporter substrate-binding protein, encoding MRQPSVRARRVAAVSVSLVLAAGAAACGPKDNDAKGAGSGDSKPQKGGTLTVLNRNPQEDFDPARLYTSGGGNVPSLVFRTLTTRNRESGAAGAKVVPDLATDTGRASENATVWTYTLKEGLKYEDGTAITSADIKYGIERSFAPELSGGAPYLRDWLIGAADYQGPYKDKGKGLDAIETPDARTIVFHLNKPEGEFPFLATQTQFTPVPKAKDTGTKYEEHPISSGPYKVVSNEGDGERIVLERNTYWSAATDAERKAYPDKIDVRSGLDSSVINQRLSASQGADAASVTTDTNLGPAELAKVSGDKELAARVGTGHFGYINYIAFNPKIKPFDNIKVREAISYAIDRTSVINAAGGSSLAEPATTYLPNQKSFGYTPYDHFPAGASGNPAKAKEVLKEAGYPNGLTVTLTHSNAKDFETSPEIATAVQDALKKAGITVKLDGLEDNDYSDTIHDVNKEPGFFLAHWGADWPSGGPFLAPIFDGRQIVKDGANFNTGFLDDKSVNAEIDAINKLTDLDAAAKRWGALDEKIGEQALTVPLFYPVYKRLYGKDVKNIVISDWTGVLDISQVAVK
- a CDS encoding ABC transporter permease; its protein translation is MSEVLLASRAAGTGTTPVPAASGARQFWRRLRAQRAALVAASVVALLVLVALAAPLLTALAGQDPTTYHPALVDSARGGVPIGSFGGISADHWLGVEPQTGRDLFARLVYGARVSLGVALAATLVQVLIGVVVGIASALGGQWVDQLLSRLTDVIIALPLMIMSLALLAIVPGSFPRPVLVALVIGLIAWGGIAKIVRARTLTLKQLDHVAAARLSGWGSWRIARRELLPGLAAPVITYAALLVPSNITVEAALSFLGVGVKPPTPSWGQMITAADVWYQAAPQYLLLPAGALFVTVLALTVLGDGIRTALDPRAASRLRIGTGRRREAKAATVAPEEKADATTGKTGAGA
- a CDS encoding ABC transporter permease, whose translation is MSGFGGFVARRVVGAIVTLFAISVIIYAVFYVAPGNVAQITCGPRCSPAQVHQVAEQLRLDDPLYLRYWHFLQGVFVGQDYSTGTSVEHCSAPCLGLSYQSDQQVTELILAKLPVTGSLALGAMVLWLLIGVGTGVLSAWRRGRPTERILTGLTLAGTATPVFVIGLILMIVVCGQLELLPFPQYVPFADDPEQWAWNLLLPWLSLALIESAKYARLTRASMLETLAEDHVRTFRAYGVGEPSIIGRHALRGAVAPLIALTATDFGSMFGGAVLTETLFGLPGLGQELVEAVKVVDLPVVVGMVLVTGFFVVIANAVADVLYAVADRRVVLV
- a CDS encoding ABC transporter ATP-binding protein, which gives rise to MSLDKASIEAPVEIAGGRALVEVDDLTVAFGSLRAVDGLSFRLAKGAALGLVGESGSGKSTVASALLGLHRGTGAEVSGAIRVAGTDVQQASEAELRRLRGARAAMVFQDPLSSLDPYYAVGDQIAEVYRVHTKASRRAARARAVDVLDRVGIPDAVRRSRSRPHEFSGGMRQRALIAMALACEPDLLIADEPTTALDVTVQAQILDLLHMLRQETGMGLLLVTHDVGVAAESVDDVLVMRHGRAVEHGPVAAVLGAPAQAYTRELLAAVPRVDARRVPGDASGSDEVVLEAAGLRREFGRGKRAFVAVDDVSLTVRRGETLGIVGESGSGKTTLGRMLVGLLEPTDGEVRYEGRVRSGVGPAVQMVFQDPVSSLNPRRSVGESIADPLRARGDGDEGRVRARVGELLERVGLDPAHFGRYPHEFSGGQRQRVGIARALAAEPRVIVCDEPVSALDVTTQAQVVALLGELQRELGLALVFVAHDLAVVRQVSDRVAVMRRGRIVEAGPADEVYDNPRDPYTRRLLAAVPSLDPDVAARRRVARQELTPA
- a CDS encoding DUF3492 domain-containing protein; amino-acid sequence: MRIGLLTEGGYPYVSGDARLWCDRLVRGLGGHEFDIYALSRSERQEDEGWIELPPQVSRVRTAPLWTAEDDGVVYGRRARRRFEEAYGELAAALCGGPDAGNASDGPDPATAEADRFGSALYGLADLARDEGGLVGALRSEAAVRALERACRAPGAQGAAREARVPDLLAVAAHLERALRPLSLDWYEDDGLGSVDLCHAAAGGPAALPGLLAHHFSEVPLLVTEYGVPLRAHYLASGADDSAPAVRSLLAAFHGRLASEVYRRAALVTPGNTHTRRWQERCGADREKLRTVYPGMDASHFAEVGESPETADPDTLIWVGRIEPAKDLISLLHAFAEVRKEEPKTRLRIIGAATGAESEAYLGHCRALAAQLFPDEAEGIHAVGDNPVSFEEIGGPEAPTLAEAYAAGAVVVLSSVVEGFPISLVEAMFCGRATVSTDVGAVVEIIGGTGLVVPPRNPRALAEACVALLRDPARRERLGAAARARALELFTVEQNVEAFHGIYLEVVSRSPVHKVVLDHAGEPLPFAVPAEAHVAGRWTHADIRVVARGGPSWATGRASAPVQATAVPAGEGAR